aatttttttacaatttttttatggtaTGTCCTACATGTTACAAAGAGACTCggcaaaatttatttatttacaatttttatggTATGTCCTACCGTCTACTTATCTCAGTGGCAGCGTCAGAAGCAAAGCAAACCCGAACTAAAATTACTGAAGTAATACCAATAACAACGACTGTGTATCAAACCCGTACTAAAAACCAAAGGAATAGTTTCAAAGGAAAGCAAACCCGAAACGCAAATCTAGTTACAAAGACCTTTTCATTGacctttttctcttcctcaGAGATTCTCAAGTTGCTTTCGTGCATTCAACATGAATACGGGGAAGTATTCCTGAACCTCATATCTCTCACTCTCCATGAAAACCTTCCATAAAATGtctattcctttctttttatcttaatttgcCAATTTCCAgtcaaagaatatatatatatgcaggaaGCTCCGTATTGGATGTGGATGAAGAGGAAACAAATCTTAGAGTCGGATTCTCAAAGATCAATGATTTGTCTGAACAACAGGACATGGGAAGAAAAGGCTTTTGCAGAAGATGCAGCTGGGCCTCTTGGGGGATGCATATGGCCTCCAAGATCTTATTCTTGTAGTTTTTGCAACAGAGAGTTCAGGTCTGCCCAAGCCCTAGGTGGTCATATGAATGTTCATAGAAGGGATAGAGCAAGGATGAAAGAATCTCTTAGCTCCTCCAATGATGTAGCCCCCCATCATCAAAATCATCATGGCCAGAATCGTTCCAAGTCCCTGGGTGCTCAGTTTCCAACTGATGTTTGTAAGTTGTTTCCCAATCGAGACCCTAAATCTAGTCCTAATATTGTTGCATCAGGTGCTCTATCACCTTCGTGGGTTTCAGCCTTGTACACTTCAGAAAATTTTAGTGAACAACGTTCTTCAGCGcctgctcattcttcttctattGCTCAATCCTGGTCCGATCCTGTGGGCGTTAGACTTCTCATGAGtatctcagaatcaaaacatggATTGGCAAATAATCCGAGGGAAGAAGATTCTACATGTTTGCGTAATGATGATTATGTGGAAACGGAATTTTCTGTCGGTATGAATTCTTTTGTTTGCCAAAATCGACCAACTGATGGGTCTCCTAGGGATGAGGCGATCAGTTGCAAAAGACCCAAGGCTGCTGTTTCTTCACTGTCGTTCTTCCTTAAGGCATGTTCGGATGCTAGATACCACCTTCAGTCAGAGGTAACCGAAGTAGTTAAGCCAATCAGCATGGAGGACTTGGATCTTGAGCTCAGGTTGGGTGATCCAGGATCACCTAAAGTGAAGCAGTAGggtacaattatatatatgtgccAAGTTACATTTTGTTTGCTGTACGGAGAGAGAATATTTGATATTGTTTGCAGCTTCTCATGAGTTTCTGTTTCCTTTCCGACCTCTTTctgatcttatggctaacaggCAGAGGCAGCTCTGTTTCTATTAGAATCTTGATTGAAATGAaaggattttatttttcaatgagCTGACTAAATTACACGTCTCCATTAATGTATCAGCTGATATATTTCCTTTCTATCTGTATTTCTGGAGCTAGCTAGTTGGCTGTTATCATCAATCTCGATCGGTTTGCACCATCTTCCACTTTCTTCTTATGATATAGAATGGCAAGATGGATCAGACGTACTAGTGGTTGGTAGGAGACAATTGAGGGAAAAGATGAATGTAGTTGCATCTCATTTTCAATAATACAAAACTTAAACAGATCTGAACATGTGCAATATTGATATTAAATATTCTACGATCTAGTTGCTGGCCGGCCTGTGTTCTGATGGATCTGTTCCGATCTTATAGTTCAATTAATATTGGAAAGCTGACATAATATTTTCTGAATTCAGTATCTATGGTTTTCTAACAATAGGGTTAATTATTATGAGGCGTGATCCCGGTCCTAGAAACAATATTAGATGCAAAAGTGCAAACAATTATCATTTACTCGCTGTGttaatatatgttaattagatCTTTTCTGGCCGGGGTTGGTAATCCAATATTACTCTCACACTGTGACACCCTTTGTTAACTGCAAGTTCAtacgtggagagagagagagagaggaattgaCAGGCTCAAGGAACTGACATTTAAAAGTCAGTTCAGCTACAATATCCCCAAGGATTAAAAGTAAGAGCTAGCTAGACAGACATGACAAAACATGGATTCCCTTTTCACCTGTATCATTACCATCAGCGAAATCTATTACCCTCACATTCCAGTCCTCCCAATAAATTTCAAACTATTCGATTCTTTTCCACACTTTTTACTCGATTTAAACCCTCCAAATACTCCACCAACTCCGTGGGATAAAAAACAagacaattattttatttagccCGAGAGAGAACATTaatatagatttatatatatataatctataatatcaTTGGCATCATTtacctttttgtttttccttttggtgCTATACTTGGTACTGATTATATATAAGCTCTTAATTAACAACCGAGGATCATCACCAACCCTAGAACTAGAAGCCTAAAAGCATCCGATAATTTTCAATGTTTCGAAACCCTAGGTCCTGTCTGGACGTTGTAGTAATGTGGTTGCTGTTTATAGCCACCTTTCGACAACGACGGGTCCTCCAGTATAGATccatggcgaggtttggttgtTTTTCAATGCTTCTTAACAAGGAAAATCGATAAAACATCGCTTTTGACTTGATGGGTCGTTCGGAGTGAAAGCAACTGTGCTGATGATACATTGCTGTGTTTAGAGTGATTTATGTTTCCCAACAAA
This genomic interval from Carya illinoinensis cultivar Pawnee chromosome 2, C.illinoinensisPawnee_v1, whole genome shotgun sequence contains the following:
- the LOC122301431 gene encoding zinc finger protein 10-like yields the protein MQEAPYWMWMKRKQILESDSQRSMICLNNRTWEEKAFAEDAAGPLGGCIWPPRSYSCSFCNREFRSAQALGGHMNVHRRDRARMKESLSSSNDVAPHHQNHHGQNRSKSLGAQFPTDVCKLFPNRDPKSSPNIVASGALSPSWVSALYTSENFSEQRSSAPAHSSSIAQSWSDPVGVRLLMSISESKHGLANNPREEDSTCLRNDDYVETEFSVGMNSFVCQNRPTDGSPRDEAISCKRPKAAVSSLSFFLKACSDARYHLQSEVTEVVKPISMEDLDLELRLGDPGSPKVKQ